The genomic region TGAAGAACGAGTACAAACTTCACGTTTGAATAGTTTTTTGCAAGAAAACATTATAGGAATGTCTATTATTCAACTTTTTCATAAAGAGAAAGAAGAATACTTAAAATTTAAGTCTATTAATCGTGAATTGATGAATGCTCATTTTAAAACTATTTTTTACTTTTCCATTTTTTTTCCTATAGTAGAACTTGTTTCTGCAGTGACAATAAGTATTGTTATATTTTATGGAGGATTTAATGCAATTGAAAAAGGAAATGTAAAACCAGGGCAAATTATTGCTTTCATTTTTTTTATCTATCTTCTTTTTCGTCCTATGCGACAAATAGCAGATCGATTTAATATTATACAAAGAGGAATAGCTGGTATAGAAAGAATATTTTCTATATTAAATTCTGATGAAATCATTATTAATAAGGGGAACTTGCGTTTAAAGAAGCTAAAAGGACATATTGTATTTAATAATGTTCATTTTTCATATATTGAAAATGAAATGGTTTTGAATGGAATTTCTTTTGAAATTCAACCTGGAGAAAAGGTTTCTATAGTGGGATCTACAGGTTCCGGAAAATCTACGATTACTCATTTAATTTCCAGATTATATGAAATTAATAAAGGGAATATTTGGATTGATGGACATTCTATTCAAGATATTGAATTAGAAAATTTAAGATCTCATATAAAGGTAGTCACACAAGATACATTTTTATTTAATGATTCGATTATAAATAATATTACACTAGGAGATCCTTCAATTAGCATTGATAAAATAGAAAATATGGCAAAGAAGATAGGAATTCATAATTTTATTACATCATTTCCTAATGGGTATCAATATATCGTAAAAGAAAGAGGAGGATTGCTCTCACTTGGAGAAAAACAATTAATTTCTTTTTTAAGAGTTCAAATGCATCCTTATTCTATTCTTATATTAGATGAAGCTACAGCTTCTTTAAATAAGGAATTAGAGAAAATGATTTATCATGCTACAGATTTTCTAACCAAACATAAAACTTCTATCATCATTACTCACCGTCTTTCTACATTGGAAAATTCTGATAAGATATTAGCCATCAATAAGGGATGTATTGTAGAAAAAGGAACTCATCAAGAACTAATTCAACTGAATGGATATTATGCAGAATTATATAAAGAATCTTTTCATAAGAAAAATTAAGGACACTTGATATAAGTTTTTTTTAATGTTTTTTTTGCCCAGTTTCTTATTATATCTTTTTTTTTAATGTCTTTTACAATATTTTTTAATCTTGTATAATCTGTTTCAAAAGAAATAGGATGAGAAGGAATGCTATCTAACAATTTAACTATAAAAAATGCTTCTTTTCCATTTACAATTTCTTGATAAGGGTTAGAAATTTTTCCTTTTTTTAAAAAATTTAATGTTTTTTTCATGTTTTTTGATAATTGATTTTCTTCAACCCAAATTTTATTCCATATTGAGTAATTCACAATTTGATTGTCTTTTTTTTCGTTCATCAAATTTTCAAAATTTAGATTGTAAATTCGTTTTTTAATCGAATCTACAAATGATTTTGTTTTTCTCAATTCATGTTTTGTATATTTAGGTTTAATTAAAATATGTCTTATATCAACTTCATCCTTTCTTTTTTTCTTTAATTTGATCAGGTGAAATCCTGAGTCTGTTTCAAAAGGTTCAGATATATCATCTTCTGATAAAGAGAGAACTACATGTTTAAATTCTTTTGAAAGACGATTTATTTTAATTCCTTGAATTAAACCTCCATTCCATGCTGAATAATTATCTTCAGAGAACAAAATAGCTTGGATAGAAAAATCAATATCAGAATGTATTTCTTTTTTGGTTTTTTTTAAAAAATCGATAATTTTTTTTCTATTAATTTGACTTAATTTTGGATAAAAAACTATATAAGAAATATACATTCGTTTGGGGACTAAAGGAATTTGATTCTTGTTTTTAGTGAAAAAAAATTTCACTTCTTGAGGTGATACATCGACATGTTCCGTTTTTTTTTGATAAAATTTTTCTATGTATTGATGATTTTTGACTGTTTCGGTTAATTTTTGAATAAAATCTTTTTTCCTAAACTGTATTAAAAATTCTTCTTGATTTGCATATTTTTTACTCATTTCTGAAAATAATGCTTGGGTTTTCAATTCTAATTCTTGATCGATGATTTGTATACTTGCATCTTTTTTTGCATGATAAAGCATTAGTTTTTCAATCAAAAGATCATCTAAACAGTTTTTTTGGTTCTTAGTTTTTATTTCTGAATCTAAAATAATCTCATTTCCTACTATTGCATGAATTCCTCCTAATTTTTCAAAAGAAAAAGAAAAATGATTACTATATATTATGAAGAAAAATAAGAAAAAAATTTTGAGACTTTCTTTCATTAGATTAATTTTTTATTCCAATAAATAATAATACAGAAAAATTATAATATTATGACTTTGATGGCTAAAAATCTATGTAAAAAATATAAAAAAAAATATATAGTTAAAAATGTTTCTTTTCAGTTAAATAAAGGGGAAATAGTTGGATTAATTGGTCCTAATGGAGCTGGAAAAACAACTTCTTTTTATATGATAGTAGGACTTATTAAACCGGATCAAGGAAAAATTTTTCTTTATGAAGAAAATATTACAGAAAAACCAATGTATCAACGTTCTAAAAAAGGAATCGGATATTTATCGCAAGAACCATCTATATTTAGAAAGTTGTCTGTAGAAGACAATATTTTGTGCATATTAGAAATGCAAAAAAAATTTTATAAAGAAAGAAGAAAAATAACAGAAAAACTAATTGAAGAACTAGGATTACAACATATACGAAATCATCGTGGTGATCTTCTTTCCGGAGGGGAAAGAAGACGTACAGAAATTGCTAGATGTTTGGCTATAAATCCTCAGTTTATTCTTTTAGATGAACCTTTTTCTGGAATTGATCCAATAGCTATAGAAGATTTGCAAAAAATTATTCTTTCTCTGAAGAAAAAGAATATAGGAATATTAATTACAGATCATAATGTGCAAGAAATTTTTCTGATAACAGATAGGATTTATTTAATGTTTGAAGGAAAGATTTTAAAACATGGATCAACTATGGAAATCATGAAAGATTCTTTAGTAAAAAAAGTTTATTTAGGAAGTCGTAAATCGTTTTAAAAAAAATAAAATGAATCATCGTTTTAAAGAGCCAGAAGTAGGACTTTTTCTGAATGGAGAACCTCCTCCTTTTTTATGGAAAAAATTTTCTTTTTATAAAAAAATATTTGCTGTTGATGGTGCTTTTTCTTACTTAAATAAATCAGGAATTTCAGTGGATTACA from Blattabacterium cuenoti harbors:
- a CDS encoding ABC transporter ATP-binding protein, with protein sequence MKENLKRKKSSLKQLIKISLDYKLILIATITTSVLISFISAYRPKLIQKAIDIHILYKDFFGLKNILILILLLLFLESIFHFILLYFSNVLAQNVIEKIRILLFEKLLHFKNSFFNKTPIGKLVSYAVSDIETITVIFNDGILLVSGDVLRIVMIIIIMFTVHKKLSFIVFFTIPFMYIITRFFQKTLKKTFHEERVQTSRLNSFLQENIIGMSIIQLFHKEKEEYLKFKSINRELMNAHFKTIFYFSIFFPIVELVSAVTISIVIFYGGFNAIEKGNVKPGQIIAFIFFIYLLFRPMRQIADRFNIIQRGIAGIERIFSILNSDEIIINKGNLRLKKLKGHIVFNNVHFSYIENEMVLNGISFEIQPGEKVSIVGSTGSGKSTITHLISRLYEINKGNIWIDGHSIQDIELENLRSHIKVVTQDTFLFNDSIINNITLGDPSISIDKIENMAKKIGIHNFITSFPNGYQYIVKERGGLLSLGEKQLISFLRVQMHPYSILILDEATASLNKELEKMIYHATDFLTKHKTSIIITHRLSTLENSDKILAINKGCIVEKGTHQELIQLNGYYAELYKESFHKKN
- a CDS encoding peptidylprolyl isomerase is translated as MKESLKIFFLFFFIIYSNHFSFSFEKLGGIHAIVGNEIILDSEIKTKNQKNCLDDLLIEKLMLYHAKKDASIQIIDQELELKTQALFSEMSKKYANQEEFLIQFRKKDFIQKLTETVKNHQYIEKFYQKKTEHVDVSPQEVKFFFTKNKNQIPLVPKRMYISYIVFYPKLSQINRKKIIDFLKKTKKEIHSDIDFSIQAILFSEDNYSAWNGGLIQGIKINRLSKEFKHVVLSLSEDDISEPFETDSGFHLIKLKKKRKDEVDIRHILIKPKYTKHELRKTKSFVDSIKKRIYNLNFENLMNEKKDNQIVNYSIWNKIWVEENQLSKNMKKTLNFLKKGKISNPYQEIVNGKEAFFIVKLLDSIPSHPISFETDYTRLKNIVKDIKKKDIIRNWAKKTLKKTYIKCP
- the lptB gene encoding LPS export ABC transporter ATP-binding protein translates to MTLMAKNLCKKYKKKYIVKNVSFQLNKGEIVGLIGPNGAGKTTSFYMIVGLIKPDQGKIFLYEENITEKPMYQRSKKGIGYLSQEPSIFRKLSVEDNILCILEMQKKFYKERRKITEKLIEELGLQHIRNHRGDLLSGGERRRTEIARCLAINPQFILLDEPFSGIDPIAIEDLQKIILSLKKKNIGILITDHNVQEIFLITDRIYLMFEGKILKHGSTMEIMKDSLVKKVYLGSRKSF